In Brevibacillus brevis NBRC 100599, a single genomic region encodes these proteins:
- a CDS encoding Ger(x)C family spore germination protein, giving the protein MKTVTRLLIVAVCMFLVSGCWDRREVNDMAIVIAMAMDKEPDGRYRLSIQVPLVSSLGAQSGGGGGTSGDKSYYVDSAVGRTIREANGLIQSRMSREIYYSHHRMIVIGEELGKDGMSDVLDIVARFPENRLTAYIVMTKGKAIELLTAQPQFERFSGEAMRELVKMGGIKVTLKDVAQMLGTPGVDAILPVLAAVESHPKGKSKEIEATGVGLFRHDKLVTIVKPKELLGLRLFQRDFTPFSVVLPLTKHERLTITLSKGRAKIKPVIRKGHIHFKIDLYASAVVVENLSNLDLEEEKNIRMLQAKLVEQINNGVNHMMQTIQKKQSDFIGLGIALSRNYPREWRDRYRNKWNEELPKITYEIRSKVSISNFGQTTKNITKGEDDHE; this is encoded by the coding sequence GTGAAGACTGTGACCCGCTTGTTGATTGTGGCGGTCTGTATGTTCCTGGTTTCTGGTTGTTGGGATCGGCGTGAAGTAAATGATATGGCTATTGTCATAGCAATGGCGATGGATAAGGAACCAGACGGTAGGTATCGGTTATCCATTCAGGTTCCCCTCGTCAGCAGTCTGGGTGCACAGTCTGGAGGTGGTGGGGGGACGAGTGGTGATAAGAGTTATTACGTTGATTCCGCAGTAGGCAGGACAATCCGGGAAGCGAATGGATTGATCCAGTCAAGAATGTCTCGAGAAATTTATTACTCCCATCACCGGATGATCGTCATTGGCGAAGAACTGGGGAAGGACGGAATGTCGGATGTTCTTGATATTGTCGCGCGCTTTCCGGAAAACAGACTGACGGCTTACATTGTCATGACAAAAGGCAAAGCAATCGAATTACTAACCGCACAGCCGCAATTTGAACGTTTTTCAGGAGAAGCGATGCGTGAGTTGGTTAAAATGGGGGGCATTAAGGTAACGTTGAAGGATGTGGCCCAGATGCTCGGAACACCAGGGGTTGATGCCATCTTACCCGTTCTGGCAGCAGTGGAGTCCCATCCGAAAGGAAAGTCAAAAGAAATAGAGGCAACGGGGGTAGGTTTATTTCGACACGACAAGCTCGTAACCATCGTGAAGCCCAAAGAACTGCTCGGCTTGCGATTGTTCCAACGCGATTTTACACCGTTTTCTGTTGTGCTGCCCCTTACCAAGCACGAACGGCTTACGATAACTCTGTCGAAAGGAAGGGCGAAAATCAAGCCCGTGATTAGGAAAGGCCACATCCATTTCAAAATTGACCTATACGCTTCTGCCGTTGTGGTGGAGAATCTGTCAAACCTCGATCTCGAGGAAGAGAAAAATATTAGAATGCTGCAAGCGAAGCTCGTCGAGCAAATCAATAACGGCGTGAACCATATGATGCAAACGATCCAAAAGAAACAATCAGACTTCATTGGGTTAGGAATTGCATTGTCAAGGAATTATCCGCGAGAGTGGCGAGACCGATATCGGAACAAGTGGAATGAGGAACTTCCGAAAATCACATATGAAATCCGATCCAAAGTGAGCATATCCAATTTCGGACAGACAACGAAGAATATAACCAAAGGTGAAGATGATCATGAATAG
- a CDS encoding spore germination protein codes for MKFKKKDKMKELIETMNACSLIELEGIPISPQLGENIELLKKMFADCSDFVIRDFRQKNSVRAIAVFVDGLIDTKEVNSALKSLMVLEDGDEDIKVIEESLLPVSQMGRVDDYKKLLQAVLSGDTGILVEGNTEALTLGIRGAEKRSVNEPEGEAVVRGPREGFIENIRTNTSMLRRKLRTPRLKMKSLVVGRETNTNLVVAFLDGIADPEIVQEVTVRISKINLDAVLESGYIEEMIQDNTYSPFPQVMYTERPDTVAAALLEGRVAIFVDGTPMVLIVPVTFWMMMQASEDYYERFQMATLVRLLRYVFLIISLITPALYVAITTYHQQMLPTTLLLSIAAARESIPFPAIVEALIMEVSFEALREAGIRLPKTVGQAVSILGALVVGQAAVQAGIVSAPMVIVVSLTGIASFTVPHFNASISLRMLRFPIMIAASILGIYGMLVLLLLILGHMANLRSFGVPYLSPLGPMSIGDLKDVLIRAPWSMMEKRPSFLGVQNARRMNDGYANSIQQRGGQSGVTGNRHPNEEGES; via the coding sequence ATGAAATTCAAGAAGAAAGATAAAATGAAGGAACTGATTGAGACAATGAATGCCTGCAGCTTGATTGAGCTGGAGGGTATACCGATTTCTCCTCAATTGGGAGAGAACATTGAACTGTTGAAAAAAATGTTCGCTGATTGCTCCGACTTTGTCATACGAGATTTCCGCCAAAAAAACAGTGTCCGTGCGATTGCTGTCTTCGTCGATGGGCTGATTGATACCAAAGAAGTCAATTCTGCACTGAAATCGTTAATGGTGCTTGAAGACGGCGATGAAGATATAAAAGTGATAGAAGAGTCACTTTTGCCTGTTTCCCAGATGGGAAGAGTAGACGATTATAAAAAGCTGCTACAGGCTGTGCTTTCAGGTGATACAGGTATTCTTGTAGAGGGAAATACAGAAGCGCTTACGCTCGGCATTCGTGGAGCAGAAAAGCGCTCGGTTAATGAACCAGAAGGAGAAGCCGTCGTACGGGGGCCGCGTGAGGGTTTTATCGAAAATATTCGCACGAACACGTCGATGCTGCGGCGCAAATTGCGAACACCTCGATTGAAAATGAAGTCTTTGGTAGTTGGACGTGAGACAAACACCAATCTGGTGGTTGCCTTTCTGGATGGGATAGCTGATCCAGAGATCGTACAGGAGGTTACTGTTCGAATCAGTAAGATCAATTTAGATGCTGTGCTGGAAAGCGGATATATCGAAGAGATGATCCAGGATAACACATACTCGCCTTTCCCTCAGGTTATGTATACGGAGCGCCCAGACACGGTTGCTGCGGCATTGCTGGAGGGACGTGTCGCGATATTTGTGGATGGGACACCGATGGTTTTAATCGTGCCCGTTACGTTTTGGATGATGATGCAGGCCAGCGAGGATTACTACGAGCGATTTCAAATGGCTACCCTTGTTCGACTGCTGCGTTATGTTTTTCTCATCATTTCGCTCATTACCCCTGCTTTATACGTGGCCATTACGACCTATCACCAACAGATGCTACCGACCACGCTCCTTTTAAGTATTGCGGCGGCACGCGAGTCTATTCCTTTTCCGGCTATTGTAGAGGCTTTAATCATGGAAGTTTCTTTTGAGGCTTTGCGAGAAGCGGGGATTCGCCTCCCGAAAACGGTTGGGCAAGCCGTCAGTATTTTAGGTGCGTTGGTCGTTGGTCAGGCAGCTGTGCAGGCAGGGATTGTTTCTGCCCCCATGGTTATCGTCGTATCGCTCACAGGGATAGCCTCATTTACCGTTCCGCATTTTAATGCATCGATTTCACTCAGAATGCTGCGCTTTCCGATCATGATAGCCGCTTCAATCCTCGGCATCTATGGAATGCTGGTATTGTTATTGCTAATCCTCGGGCATATGGCCAACCTGCGCTCTTTTGGTGTCCCTTATTTATCGCCGCTAGGACCGATGTCGATCGGCGATCTCAAAGACGTACTGATAAGAGCTCCATGGTCGATGATGGAAAAACGCCCGAGCTTTTTGGGTGTACAAAATGCAAGGCGTATGAATGATGGTTATGCGAATTCTATTCAGCAAAGGGGAGGGCAATCAGGGGTGACTGGCAACCGTCATCCAAACGAGGAGGGCGAATCGTGA
- the ligD gene encoding non-homologous end-joining DNA ligase yields the protein MCPATKEYELTIDNHTLSITNPDKPLWPEAEVTKLDYLRYLLIVAAPLLRYSKDRLLTVIRYPHGIGDKHFYQKNAPDYAPDWIQTHMWENVRYVLCNDRATLVWMANQAALEWHVSFHLAKDETPTELVFDLDPSTDDFAVVIESALLLKQLLNELQLPSWVKTSGSSGLQIYVPIELRYTFEQTRQVGHFIASYLVSKHPSLLTIERLVKNRGDKLYIDYLQHWRGKTLPAPYSTRAKEQATVSTPLLWEEVPHSHPTDFTVYTVPKRLETFGDLFSSISAPTKRASLDAILGFLQCQ from the coding sequence TTGTGTCCTGCAACAAAAGAGTACGAGCTGACGATCGACAATCACACATTGTCCATCACAAACCCTGACAAGCCTCTTTGGCCAGAGGCCGAGGTAACCAAGCTAGATTACTTGCGCTATTTGCTGATTGTTGCAGCCCCACTACTCCGGTATAGCAAGGATCGGCTCTTAACCGTCATTCGCTACCCTCACGGAATCGGTGACAAGCACTTCTATCAAAAGAACGCCCCGGACTATGCACCCGACTGGATACAAACGCATATGTGGGAAAACGTACGTTACGTACTGTGCAATGATCGAGCGACACTCGTATGGATGGCGAATCAAGCTGCATTGGAATGGCACGTCTCCTTTCACCTCGCCAAGGATGAGACTCCGACAGAGCTCGTGTTTGACCTCGATCCTTCCACAGATGACTTTGCTGTTGTGATAGAGTCTGCCCTCTTATTGAAACAGCTGCTCAATGAATTACAGCTGCCTTCATGGGTCAAGACATCCGGTTCCAGTGGCTTGCAAATCTATGTTCCGATCGAGCTCCGCTATACGTTTGAACAGACGCGCCAAGTCGGACATTTCATCGCATCCTATTTAGTCAGCAAGCATCCCTCCCTTTTAACCATCGAGCGCTTAGTGAAGAATCGAGGTGATAAGCTGTACATTGACTATTTGCAGCACTGGCGCGGAAAGACATTACCAGCCCCTTATTCAACCCGTGCAAAAGAACAGGCAACCGTCTCAACGCCACTCCTGTGGGAAGAAGTTCCCCATTCTCATCCCACAGATTTCACCGTTTATACGGTACCCAAACGTCTGGAAACATTCGGAGATTTATTTTCCTCCATATCTGCCCCGACAAAACGGGCCTCTCTTGATGCCATCCTCGGCTTTTTGCAGTGTCAGTAA
- the lgt gene encoding prolipoprotein diacylglyceryl transferase: MIDPIAIAIGPLKIHWYGIIMGLAFFLGTYLARYNSKRSGIDPDHVLNMVVLIIPAAIVCARLYYVTFEWQQYKDNPLDIFAVWQGGLAIHGGLIGGVLAGAWYIRKHKLPFLRLADIFMPSVILGQAIGRWGNFINQEAHGGPVSAEFMEKFPAFIREQMFIGGQYYHPTFLYESMWNLVVFAILMLMLYRFKKFDGQVLFSYMILYSIGRFFIEGMRTDSLLIADTLRVAQLVSLCLIAAGVILLLVFARKSKQAGHSQNSIE, encoded by the coding sequence ATGATTGATCCGATCGCAATTGCAATCGGCCCCTTAAAGATTCACTGGTATGGCATTATAATGGGGCTGGCGTTTTTCTTGGGTACTTATCTCGCTCGCTACAATTCCAAACGTTCTGGCATTGATCCCGATCACGTCTTGAACATGGTGGTTCTGATCATTCCAGCAGCCATCGTTTGTGCAAGATTGTATTATGTTACGTTTGAATGGCAGCAGTACAAAGACAACCCACTGGACATCTTCGCAGTTTGGCAAGGCGGCTTGGCTATTCACGGTGGTTTAATCGGTGGTGTTCTGGCAGGAGCCTGGTATATTCGAAAACATAAACTGCCGTTCCTTCGTTTGGCTGACATTTTTATGCCGAGTGTTATTTTGGGTCAAGCCATCGGACGTTGGGGAAACTTTATCAACCAGGAAGCTCATGGTGGTCCCGTCTCTGCTGAGTTTATGGAAAAGTTCCCTGCGTTCATCCGCGAACAAATGTTTATCGGTGGACAATATTACCACCCTACATTCTTGTATGAATCGATGTGGAACCTTGTTGTTTTCGCCATTCTCATGCTCATGCTGTACCGATTCAAAAAATTCGATGGACAGGTCTTGTTTAGCTACATGATCCTGTATTCGATTGGACGCTTCTTCATTGAGGGCATGCGTACAGACAGTTTGTTGATAGCCGATACCCTGCGTGTCGCTCAATTAGTCAGCCTGTGCTTAATTGCTGCCGGTGTCATCTTGTTGCTCGTGTTTGCACGGAAAAGCAAGCAGGCCGGACATTCCCAAAACTCGATCGAATAA
- a CDS encoding inorganic phosphate transporter has protein sequence MPDLSPEVIILVLVVIMALAFDFINGFHDTANAIATSVSTRALSPKTAIIIASLCNLIGALSYTGVAKTIGGSITDPFKLENGLVVVLAALTSAILWNLITWWFGIPSSSSHAIIGGVAGAAFGAAGSGAINWSGFISIIQALIISPLVAFAIGFVVIKLVSWFVRNSAYHKTNKGFRSMQVLSASWQAFSHGANDAQKTMGVITLALISGGFLVQAPGEFVIPLWVKLSAALAMALGTAFGGWRIIKTLGGKIMKIKPISGFSADLSSALIITIFTALKLPVSTTHVITSAILGVGASQKLNAVKWGLAGRILVTWVITLPITGLLAAACYVVFDVFL, from the coding sequence ATGCCTGATCTTTCGCCAGAGGTGATTATTCTCGTACTCGTCGTCATCATGGCGCTAGCATTTGACTTTATCAATGGTTTTCATGATACGGCGAACGCGATTGCTACTTCTGTTTCGACACGCGCATTAAGTCCGAAAACCGCGATTATTATTGCATCCCTGTGTAATTTGATTGGTGCACTCTCGTATACGGGGGTAGCGAAGACAATCGGGGGAAGCATTACCGATCCATTCAAACTGGAAAATGGATTGGTCGTCGTTTTGGCGGCGTTGACATCTGCGATTTTGTGGAACCTAATCACCTGGTGGTTCGGAATTCCTAGCTCGTCCTCGCACGCGATTATCGGAGGCGTTGCAGGTGCCGCTTTTGGTGCCGCAGGAAGTGGCGCCATTAACTGGTCAGGTTTCATTAGCATTATTCAGGCGTTGATCATATCACCGCTTGTTGCCTTTGCTATTGGTTTTGTGGTGATCAAGCTTGTGTCTTGGTTTGTTCGTAACTCAGCGTATCACAAAACCAATAAAGGTTTCCGTTCGATGCAAGTATTGTCAGCTTCTTGGCAGGCTTTCAGCCATGGAGCCAACGATGCGCAAAAAACAATGGGCGTAATCACCCTTGCTCTGATTTCTGGAGGATTCTTGGTACAAGCACCGGGCGAATTCGTTATTCCACTATGGGTAAAACTTTCAGCTGCTCTTGCAATGGCATTAGGAACGGCATTTGGTGGATGGCGGATCATCAAGACCTTGGGTGGTAAGATTATGAAAATCAAGCCAATTTCCGGTTTTTCAGCAGACCTGTCTTCTGCCTTGATTATCACAATCTTTACAGCTTTGAAACTGCCAGTGAGCACAACGCATGTGATCACATCCGCCATCTTGGGGGTTGGGGCATCGCAAAAGCTGAACGCTGTAAAATGGGGCCTGGCTGGCCGAATATTGGTCACATGGGTCATTACCCTTCCGATTACCGGACTTTTGGCTGCTGCATGTTACGTCGTGTTTGACGTATTCCTGTAG
- a CDS encoding DUF47 domain-containing protein produces the protein MLKSNKYIFFDLFEQQIATVHKGTHLFYEMIGNYQDLETKVKAIKAVEKEGDEIVRRIMNELNSTFITPLEREDIHQLAHTMDSMIDYIDGVADRMYLYQVTQPDPRVLAQANILVKCSAKLIELIRTLRKLDHKVVTQIAGEIKDLEHESDSNYRKMVSDLLNSPDTNPMEAIKLKEIYDKLEDCADFAEDVSNLVEGIVLKNA, from the coding sequence ATGTTAAAATCAAACAAGTATATCTTCTTTGATCTGTTCGAACAGCAGATTGCCACGGTACACAAAGGAACTCATCTTTTCTATGAAATGATAGGAAACTATCAAGATCTAGAAACAAAGGTTAAGGCAATCAAGGCTGTCGAGAAAGAAGGAGACGAAATCGTTCGTCGCATCATGAACGAGTTGAACTCTACTTTTATCACTCCGCTTGAGCGTGAAGACATTCACCAGCTCGCTCATACGATGGACTCGATGATCGACTACATTGACGGTGTCGCTGATCGTATGTATCTGTACCAAGTGACTCAACCAGATCCACGTGTATTGGCACAAGCCAACATTTTGGTGAAATGCTCGGCTAAGCTGATCGAGCTGATTCGCACACTGCGCAAGCTGGATCATAAAGTCGTTACACAAATCGCTGGGGAAATCAAAGATTTGGAGCATGAATCTGACTCCAACTACCGCAAAATGGTATCTGATTTGTTGAATTCTCCTGATACCAACCCAATGGAAGCGATCAAACTCAAAGAGATTTACGATAAGCTCGAAGACTGTGCTGACTTCGCTGAGGACGTCTCCAACCTGGTAGAAGGGATCGTGTTAAAGAATGCCTGA
- a CDS encoding GGDEF domain-containing protein, whose translation MGSRWISLGVSCGIISVWLIGYGLPSDESMVVFLFLVAVIQTLAAYRIGKYIDQLRQMAYHDSLTGVLVNRRFLDKLVAEVELAKSNHQSVTLLFIDLDNFKIFNDSFGHMEGDRLLCQFARILQASVRKQDIVGRWGGEEFVVLLTQTDTRRALGIGERIQNQVRDALSGVTVSIGVASYPQHAATAEELAKKADMLMYEAKKRKDCMMVASNEMINIGKANTRPLS comes from the coding sequence TTGGGCTCACGCTGGATTAGCTTGGGTGTGTCCTGTGGAATCATTTCGGTTTGGCTGATCGGATACGGATTGCCATCGGATGAGAGTATGGTTGTCTTTCTTTTTCTTGTGGCTGTCATTCAGACGCTTGCTGCCTATCGTATAGGGAAATATATAGATCAGCTGCGGCAGATGGCTTATCACGATTCACTCACAGGCGTTCTCGTCAATCGCAGATTTCTGGACAAGTTGGTCGCAGAAGTAGAGTTGGCAAAAAGCAATCATCAATCTGTTACGTTATTGTTTATTGATTTGGATAATTTCAAAATATTCAACGATTCATTTGGCCATATGGAAGGCGACAGACTCCTTTGCCAATTTGCAAGAATCTTGCAAGCAAGTGTACGGAAACAAGACATTGTTGGAAGGTGGGGCGGGGAAGAATTCGTCGTTTTGTTAACGCAGACAGACACAAGAAGAGCACTGGGAATCGGAGAACGAATTCAAAATCAAGTGCGAGACGCACTTTCAGGGGTCACTGTCAGCATCGGAGTAGCCTCGTATCCACAGCATGCCGCAACAGCGGAAGAGTTAGCGAAAAAAGCAGATATGCTTATGTATGAAGCGAAAAAAAGGAAAGATTGCATGATGGTCGCTTCGAATGAAATGATAAATATTGGCAAGGCTAACACTCGTCCTCTCTCTTGA
- a CDS encoding type III polyketide synthase — protein sequence MNEWVPRIEAVATAVPSHEITQEDSMKLARLFFQDAFPDIDRLLHVFAHSHIQKRYFSMPMDWFLEDRPFAEKNQLYIEHAEALAEEAARKCLTKAGVEPSSIDCLMFVSSTGIATPSLDSRLLHRLGLRSQATRVPLWGLGCAGGAMGLSRACEYTQAYPSRRVLLVSVELCGLTFIRQDLSKSNLVATCLFGDGAAAVLIEGDQVSSSSDTPKVQFCDARTTTWPDTVDVMGWELTDPGLKVIFSRDIPTLIRSSMRENVESFLSPHGMSIDHLRHFIFHPGGAKVLTAYQRSLGIGTEATRFSEDVLTNFGNMSSPTVLFVLEKSMEKAWEPGDRGLVAALGPGFSSELLLLEAR from the coding sequence GTGAATGAATGGGTGCCCCGTATAGAAGCAGTAGCTACAGCAGTACCTTCCCACGAGATTACACAAGAGGATTCCATGAAACTGGCACGCCTATTTTTTCAAGATGCTTTTCCCGATATAGACCGTTTGTTACACGTGTTTGCACATAGTCACATTCAGAAGCGATATTTTAGTATGCCAATGGATTGGTTTTTGGAAGACCGACCGTTTGCGGAGAAAAATCAATTGTATATCGAGCATGCGGAAGCCTTGGCAGAGGAAGCAGCTCGAAAGTGTTTGACAAAAGCTGGGGTCGAGCCGTCATCCATCGATTGTCTGATGTTTGTATCAAGCACTGGCATTGCGACCCCAAGCCTTGATTCCCGCTTGCTCCATCGTTTAGGACTCCGTTCCCAAGCAACCCGTGTCCCGTTGTGGGGCCTCGGCTGTGCTGGTGGAGCGATGGGATTGTCGCGTGCATGCGAGTACACCCAGGCTTATCCCTCCCGGCGAGTATTGCTTGTGAGCGTAGAGCTGTGTGGCTTGACCTTCATCCGACAGGATTTGTCCAAAAGCAATTTGGTCGCAACCTGCCTCTTTGGGGATGGAGCTGCAGCCGTTTTAATAGAAGGAGATCAAGTGTCGTCCTCTTCGGACACACCTAAGGTTCAATTCTGTGATGCGCGAACGACAACATGGCCGGACACGGTAGATGTCATGGGATGGGAATTAACCGATCCAGGATTAAAAGTCATTTTCTCTCGTGACATCCCTACTCTCATTCGTTCTTCCATGCGAGAAAACGTGGAGAGCTTTTTGTCACCGCATGGGATGTCTATTGACCATCTACGTCATTTCATTTTCCATCCAGGTGGCGCCAAGGTACTAACGGCTTATCAGCGGTCCTTGGGCATTGGCACAGAAGCCACTCGGTTTTCTGAAGATGTCCTAACCAATTTTGGAAACATGTCCTCCCCTACGGTTCTGTTCGTCCTGGAAAAAAGCATGGAGAAGGCGTGGGAGCCAGGAGATCGCGGATTGGTCGCTGCGCTTGGACCTGGATTTAGCTCCGAGCTCTTACTTCTGGAGGCGAGATAG
- a CDS encoding isoprenylcysteine carboxyl methyltransferase family protein: protein MLLFFGFVMAGVVLQRLVELLIAMRNAHYIRSKGGYEVGASHYKYIVLLHFLFFLSLLFEVVGKGSAMVLPSWWAIPFSLFLIAQGLRYWCIRSLGKRWNTRIFILPGEAPIKRGPYRFIRHPNYLVVSLELLLLPLTFSAVATALAFSLLNAWLLLRIRIPMEEASIYDGHRES, encoded by the coding sequence ATGTTGCTCTTTTTTGGATTTGTCATGGCTGGAGTCGTGTTACAACGGCTGGTCGAGCTTCTCATTGCCATGAGGAATGCTCACTATATCCGCTCAAAAGGGGGCTACGAAGTTGGGGCGAGTCATTACAAATACATCGTCCTTCTTCATTTTCTCTTTTTTCTCTCACTCCTTTTCGAAGTGGTGGGAAAAGGTAGCGCAATGGTTCTGCCCTCTTGGTGGGCCATTCCGTTCAGCCTGTTTTTAATCGCGCAAGGACTTCGTTATTGGTGTATTCGCAGCTTGGGCAAACGGTGGAATACCCGCATCTTCATCCTCCCGGGCGAGGCTCCAATCAAGCGAGGTCCTTATCGGTTCATTCGTCACCCCAACTACTTGGTCGTATCGCTTGAGCTGCTGCTACTCCCGCTGACATTTTCCGCTGTGGCAACTGCCCTGGCGTTTTCTCTCTTAAATGCCTGGTTGCTCCTGCGCATACGGATACCCATGGAAGAAGCAAGCATCTACGATGGTCATCGTGAGTCATAA
- a CDS encoding aminopeptidase, giving the protein MRDSRLDQLAYNLVNYSVRVQPGENILINAKGDTPDLVQALVREIYKAGGSPYVQLIDPAVSREIAMNCNEEQLKTMAQHEVELMEKMQGYIGIRAASNINEMADVPSDKLSIYSRLYELPVMNVRVPKTKWVVLRYPNPSMAQLANMSTAAFEDFYFQVCNLDYAKMDKAMDSLVDLMNRTDKVRLVGPETDLTFSIKDIPAVKCAGLRNIPDGEVYTAPVKNSVNGVITHNAPTPYHGFTFENVRLTFKDGKIVEATANDTERLNQILDTDEGARFIGEFAIGVNPYIRNPMKDILFDEKIDGSFHFTPGQCYDEAYNGNKSSVHWDMVSIQRPDWGGGEIWFDDVLIRKDGRFVIAELECLNPENLKG; this is encoded by the coding sequence ATGAGAGACTCACGATTAGATCAATTAGCGTACAATCTGGTTAACTATTCTGTACGAGTACAGCCAGGGGAAAACATTTTGATCAACGCGAAAGGGGATACACCGGATTTGGTGCAAGCCCTCGTGCGTGAGATTTACAAAGCAGGCGGCAGTCCTTATGTTCAATTGATTGATCCTGCCGTAAGCCGAGAAATCGCAATGAATTGCAATGAAGAGCAGTTGAAGACCATGGCTCAACATGAAGTTGAACTCATGGAGAAAATGCAAGGTTATATCGGGATTCGTGCAGCGAGCAACATCAATGAGATGGCTGATGTTCCAAGTGACAAGCTGAGTATCTATTCTCGCTTGTATGAGCTGCCAGTGATGAACGTGCGCGTGCCAAAAACGAAGTGGGTTGTTCTTCGTTATCCGAATCCTTCCATGGCGCAGCTTGCGAACATGTCTACAGCAGCTTTTGAAGATTTTTACTTCCAAGTATGTAACCTGGATTACGCGAAAATGGACAAAGCAATGGACAGTCTGGTTGACTTGATGAATCGCACAGACAAGGTACGCTTGGTAGGACCTGAAACAGATCTCACCTTCTCAATCAAGGACATCCCTGCTGTGAAATGTGCTGGCCTGCGCAATATTCCAGATGGTGAAGTGTATACAGCACCTGTGAAGAATTCCGTAAATGGTGTGATCACTCATAATGCGCCAACACCATACCACGGCTTCACATTCGAAAATGTTCGCCTGACCTTCAAGGACGGCAAAATTGTGGAAGCAACAGCGAACGATACCGAACGCTTGAATCAAATTTTGGATACAGACGAGGGAGCGCGCTTCATTGGAGAATTCGCCATCGGTGTGAATCCTTACATTCGCAACCCGATGAAAGATATCTTGTTTGACGAAAAAATAGACGGAAGCTTCCACTTCACGCCTGGTCAATGCTATGACGAAGCTTACAATGGCAACAAATCGTCTGTGCACTGGGACATGGTTTCCATCCAGCGTCCGGACTGGGGCGGAGGGGAAATCTGGTTTGATGACGTCCTGATTCGCAAAGATGGTCGTTTTGTCATTGCAGAGCTTGAATGTCTGAATCCAGAAAACTTGAAAGGGTAA
- a CDS encoding YozQ family protein, whose translation MAGYDKDQAQSRARELGAEDDGTAVYYQEADEHTAGLATTQEQVSDIYKMGTIEDREQTM comes from the coding sequence ATGGCAGGTTATGATAAGGATCAGGCTCAGTCCAGGGCGAGAGAGTTAGGGGCTGAAGATGATGGCACAGCCGTCTATTATCAAGAGGCAGACGAACATACGGCTGGTCTGGCTACGACGCAGGAGCAGGTCAGTGACATCTACAAGATGGGAACCATTGAGGACAGAGAACAGACGATGTAA
- a CDS encoding MarR family winged helix-turn-helix transcriptional regulator, which produces MSNMSRASKLEELDRVFVEIARFFINNWLEEESISPKQFILLRVLHQKGRSTVSELATILKLSNSATTIALNRLVKAGFIDRVRDEQDRRVVWVTLSQQAVPTLEGLLCHRRALVGKLLENLTDDELEQFTYFLRKMQQCI; this is translated from the coding sequence GTGAGCAATATGTCCCGTGCCAGTAAACTTGAGGAACTGGATCGAGTTTTTGTCGAGATTGCTCGTTTCTTTATTAACAATTGGCTAGAGGAAGAGTCAATCAGTCCGAAGCAGTTTATCTTGCTACGTGTGCTACATCAAAAAGGACGAAGCACAGTTTCTGAGCTGGCGACTATTTTGAAGTTATCCAATAGTGCCACCACGATCGCACTCAATCGGTTGGTCAAGGCCGGTTTTATTGACCGGGTTCGAGATGAACAGGATCGACGTGTCGTGTGGGTCACTTTGTCACAACAAGCCGTTCCAACTCTGGAAGGACTTTTGTGCCACAGGAGAGCACTAGTAGGAAAGCTGCTGGAGAATCTGACTGACGACGAGTTAGAGCAGTTTACGTATTTTCTCAGGAAAATGCAGCAGTGCATATAG